The Lineus longissimus chromosome 2, tnLinLong1.2, whole genome shotgun sequence genome window below encodes:
- the LOC135482744 gene encoding uncharacterized protein LOC135482744 isoform X1: MDTKMPTWPNDIPGDQLEKSLSKSVSPPRRCSYCQRVMFFKYYRCRHCRYKCHKKCAGSSSQKCKRTSSIHAHAQCQKVPITGDDHWSKLLQANEVNSNVVVVPDDGRHYCHHPSSRRRKRHISRESKSSTDSANIFSNLYDKFCQWIASRRKDHPDNVSMCSSGAASTRFDCSYEEVCDSLQGFSFSQSHYLPDGGGDHHGHHERRVSPTDTDLFWYQRTRQSSISSTYEVCSVASYSTSTSYSEILHDREREFFSFGEGSRNLVPEYVFDWQKSNEKYLSLSPAAVHGALVNTFSCPPKTTKTLPVQKRRGTQESLCATWPPSGRKLFAQDDDDLDASLFDEVFISTPDTPHKEKDPKAALRESLGECSIPYNDLRIGECVRVGRNRAIYKGHWHGEVMIHAYEGIEDDQVQAFWEEIAKLSMIRHENIALFMGACIEPPHLAVITSVRNGASLYEQIHIKRERMGQHSRVNITRQIAQALGYLHAKGIVMRTLNSQNIFLESKVKICLMDYGMAESRNDREDYGCIPRGHLTYIAPECLSTMYIEPPRLVQVQPFIKATDIFAFGTVLYELMCGQFPFHGCHAQALIYGVCKGKRTPLKHLRCSVKIKNLIRDCWSETPKYRPDFSHINRELNDNAALHKRHSSSEPERMNRVGSLARAGTIKYR; the protein is encoded by the exons TTTGTCCAAAAGCGTATCGCCCCCACGAAGATGCAGCTACTGTCAAAGGGTTATGTTCTTCAAGTACTACAGATGTCGACATTGCAGATACAAGTGTCACAAGAAATGCGCCGGTTCGTCCAGCCAGAAATGCAAACGTACATCTTCcattcatgctcatgctcaGTGCCAAAAGGTTCCCATTACTG ggGACGACCACTGGTCGAAATTACTTCAGGCCAACGAGGTCAACTCGAATGTTGTGGTGGTGCCGGACGACGGTCGCCACTACTGTCATCACCCATCAAGCAGACGACGGAAACGTCATATCTCGCGAGAATCGAAATCGTCCACGGACTCCGCCAATATATTCTCAAATCTATACGACAAATTCTGTCAATGGATAGCTTCCAGGAGAAAGGACCACCCGGATAATGTTTCCATGTGCTCAAGTGGTGCGGCTAGCACCCGATTCGACTGTTCATACGAGGAGGTGTGCGACAGCCTCCAAGGGTTCTCCTTCTCCCAGTCGCATTATTTACCAGACGGGGGAGGGGACCATCACGGCCATCATGAACGGCGCGTCTCTCCGACAGACACAGACTTATTTTGGTATCAACGGACTAGGCAGTCATCCATCAGTTCGACGTACGAAGTTTGTAGTGTAGCCAGTTATTCCACTTCCACCTCTTATAGTGAAATTTTACATGACCGAGAACGAGAATTCTTTAGTTTTGGCGAAGGTTCTCGGAACCTTGTACCGGAATATGTGTTTGATTGGCAGAAGTCGAATGAGAAGTATCTCAGTCTGTCTCCTGCCGCCGTACATGGTGCATTGGTGAACACTTTTAGTTGTCCGCCAAAAACCACTAAGACTTTACCCGTCCAGAAACGCCGTGGGACACAGGAGTCCCTCTGCGCAACGTGGCCACCATCAGGAAGAAAACTTTTTGCTCAAG ATGATGACGATCTCGATGCCTCACTCTTCGATGAAGTATTCATCTCCACGCCCGACACGCCACACAAAGAGAAAGACCCCAAAGCAGCTCTCAGGGAAAGCCTCGGCGAATGCAGTATTCCCTACAATGACCTCCGGATAGGAGAATGCGTAAGGGTGGGGAGAAATAGGGCCATTTATAA GGGTCACTGGCATGGGGAAGTCATGATCCACGCTTACGAAGGCATTGAAGACGATCAAGTACAAGCTTTCTGGGAAGAGATTGCCAAGCTGAGTATGATCCGACATGAGAATATAGCCTTATTCATGGGAGCCTGTATAGAACCGCCACATCTAGCTGTCATCACTAG TGTCCGGAATGGCGCATCTCTCTACGAACAAATCCACATCAAAAGAGAGCGAATGGGCCAGCACTCTCGGGTCAACATCACTCGGCAGATCGCCCAGGCCCTCGGGTACCTCCATGCCAAGGGTATCGTGATGAGGACCCTCAATTCACAGAACATCTTCTTGGAGTCCAAGGTGAAGATTTGCCTCATGGACTATGGAATGGCCGAGAGTAGAAATGACAG AGAAGACTATGGGTGTATCCCTCGCGGCCACCTGACGTATATAGCACCGGAATGTTTGTCAACGATGTACATAGAACCACCAAGACTCGTCCAGGTTCAACCATTCATCAAGGCGACCGACATATTTGCATTTGG tacTGTTCTCTATGAGTTGATGTGCGGACAGTTCCCGTTCCACGGTTGTCACGCTCAAGCCCTCATATACGGGGTCTGTAAAGGCAAACGGACGCCTCTGAAACACCTCAGATGTTCAGTGAAAATCAAG AACCTTATCAGAGACTGTTGGTCGGAAACGCCCAAATACAGACCAGATTTCTCTCACATCAATAGGGAATTAAATGACAAT GCTGCTCTTCACAAACGCCACAGTTCATCTGAGCCTGAGCGGATGAACCGGGTAGGGTCGCTGGCAAGGGCGGGAACAATAAAATATCGTTGA
- the LOC135482744 gene encoding uncharacterized protein LOC135482744 isoform X2: MSGCCNWGIFDRLAWCLSKSVSPPRRCSYCQRVMFFKYYRCRHCRYKCHKKCAGSSSQKCKRTSSIHAHAQCQKVPITGDDHWSKLLQANEVNSNVVVVPDDGRHYCHHPSSRRRKRHISRESKSSTDSANIFSNLYDKFCQWIASRRKDHPDNVSMCSSGAASTRFDCSYEEVCDSLQGFSFSQSHYLPDGGGDHHGHHERRVSPTDTDLFWYQRTRQSSISSTYEVCSVASYSTSTSYSEILHDREREFFSFGEGSRNLVPEYVFDWQKSNEKYLSLSPAAVHGALVNTFSCPPKTTKTLPVQKRRGTQESLCATWPPSGRKLFAQDDDDLDASLFDEVFISTPDTPHKEKDPKAALRESLGECSIPYNDLRIGECVRVGRNRAIYKGHWHGEVMIHAYEGIEDDQVQAFWEEIAKLSMIRHENIALFMGACIEPPHLAVITSVRNGASLYEQIHIKRERMGQHSRVNITRQIAQALGYLHAKGIVMRTLNSQNIFLESKVKICLMDYGMAESRNDREDYGCIPRGHLTYIAPECLSTMYIEPPRLVQVQPFIKATDIFAFGTVLYELMCGQFPFHGCHAQALIYGVCKGKRTPLKHLRCSVKIKNLIRDCWSETPKYRPDFSHINRELNDNAALHKRHSSSEPERMNRVGSLARAGTIKYR, from the exons TTTGTCCAAAAGCGTATCGCCCCCACGAAGATGCAGCTACTGTCAAAGGGTTATGTTCTTCAAGTACTACAGATGTCGACATTGCAGATACAAGTGTCACAAGAAATGCGCCGGTTCGTCCAGCCAGAAATGCAAACGTACATCTTCcattcatgctcatgctcaGTGCCAAAAGGTTCCCATTACTG ggGACGACCACTGGTCGAAATTACTTCAGGCCAACGAGGTCAACTCGAATGTTGTGGTGGTGCCGGACGACGGTCGCCACTACTGTCATCACCCATCAAGCAGACGACGGAAACGTCATATCTCGCGAGAATCGAAATCGTCCACGGACTCCGCCAATATATTCTCAAATCTATACGACAAATTCTGTCAATGGATAGCTTCCAGGAGAAAGGACCACCCGGATAATGTTTCCATGTGCTCAAGTGGTGCGGCTAGCACCCGATTCGACTGTTCATACGAGGAGGTGTGCGACAGCCTCCAAGGGTTCTCCTTCTCCCAGTCGCATTATTTACCAGACGGGGGAGGGGACCATCACGGCCATCATGAACGGCGCGTCTCTCCGACAGACACAGACTTATTTTGGTATCAACGGACTAGGCAGTCATCCATCAGTTCGACGTACGAAGTTTGTAGTGTAGCCAGTTATTCCACTTCCACCTCTTATAGTGAAATTTTACATGACCGAGAACGAGAATTCTTTAGTTTTGGCGAAGGTTCTCGGAACCTTGTACCGGAATATGTGTTTGATTGGCAGAAGTCGAATGAGAAGTATCTCAGTCTGTCTCCTGCCGCCGTACATGGTGCATTGGTGAACACTTTTAGTTGTCCGCCAAAAACCACTAAGACTTTACCCGTCCAGAAACGCCGTGGGACACAGGAGTCCCTCTGCGCAACGTGGCCACCATCAGGAAGAAAACTTTTTGCTCAAG ATGATGACGATCTCGATGCCTCACTCTTCGATGAAGTATTCATCTCCACGCCCGACACGCCACACAAAGAGAAAGACCCCAAAGCAGCTCTCAGGGAAAGCCTCGGCGAATGCAGTATTCCCTACAATGACCTCCGGATAGGAGAATGCGTAAGGGTGGGGAGAAATAGGGCCATTTATAA GGGTCACTGGCATGGGGAAGTCATGATCCACGCTTACGAAGGCATTGAAGACGATCAAGTACAAGCTTTCTGGGAAGAGATTGCCAAGCTGAGTATGATCCGACATGAGAATATAGCCTTATTCATGGGAGCCTGTATAGAACCGCCACATCTAGCTGTCATCACTAG TGTCCGGAATGGCGCATCTCTCTACGAACAAATCCACATCAAAAGAGAGCGAATGGGCCAGCACTCTCGGGTCAACATCACTCGGCAGATCGCCCAGGCCCTCGGGTACCTCCATGCCAAGGGTATCGTGATGAGGACCCTCAATTCACAGAACATCTTCTTGGAGTCCAAGGTGAAGATTTGCCTCATGGACTATGGAATGGCCGAGAGTAGAAATGACAG AGAAGACTATGGGTGTATCCCTCGCGGCCACCTGACGTATATAGCACCGGAATGTTTGTCAACGATGTACATAGAACCACCAAGACTCGTCCAGGTTCAACCATTCATCAAGGCGACCGACATATTTGCATTTGG tacTGTTCTCTATGAGTTGATGTGCGGACAGTTCCCGTTCCACGGTTGTCACGCTCAAGCCCTCATATACGGGGTCTGTAAAGGCAAACGGACGCCTCTGAAACACCTCAGATGTTCAGTGAAAATCAAG AACCTTATCAGAGACTGTTGGTCGGAAACGCCCAAATACAGACCAGATTTCTCTCACATCAATAGGGAATTAAATGACAAT GCTGCTCTTCACAAACGCCACAGTTCATCTGAGCCTGAGCGGATGAACCGGGTAGGGTCGCTGGCAAGGGCGGGAACAATAAAATATCGTTGA